The genomic region AATGTCTCGATTAACACAGCAGTCTGAATCGTCATGTGCAAACAGCCGGCAATACGAGCACCTTTTAAAGGTTTAGAAGCACCAAACTCTTTACGAAGGCTCATTAATCCTGGCATCTCTGCTTCTGCCAATTCTATTTCTTTACGACCCCATTCTGCTAAAGAGATATCTTTCACTTTGTAAGGTACGTAGGTAGTTTCTAATGATGACATAAATAATCTTTATTTTAGTTTTTTGCGATACAAAATTACTTGATAGCCAACTCAATTCAAAATGCAATAGCATTATACCTGTAGAAATTGACATTAACTTGAGGAACCTTGCTTGACGTAACTCAGTTTTAAGACTATATTTGCATAAACTAAAAAGTAAAGAAAATGTACCCAGAATATCTAGTAGCTCCAATGCGTCAAGAACTTGTAGACGCAGGATTCCAAGAATTAAAAAGTGTTGAAGAAGTTGATGCAGCGATCCCTTCTGAAGGAACTGTGTTCGTTGTTGTAAACTCCGTATGTGGTTGTGCGGCAGCAAATGCACGCCCTGCTGCGAAAGCTGCAGTAAAAAACGCTAAACATCCGGACAAATTAGTTACGGTATTTGCAGGTATGGAAAAAGACGCTGTAGATAAAGCACGCCAGTATATGTTGCCTTATCCTCCATCGTCTCCAGCAATGGCATTATTTAAAGATGGACAGCTAGTCCACATGATAGAAAGACACATGATTGAAGGCCGTCCGGCTCAAATGATTGCTGACAACTTAGTCGCAGCATTTGACGAATACTGCTAACAATCTTTGTATTTTGAATTTTGAATACTGAAAAAGCTTCTTTTATTTTTAAAAGAAGCTTTTTCTTCATACAGACTTTTCTTTGTATTTTTAGCGATCAACCAACAATTATGAGAAAGGCAAGCCTTTATATTTGCATACTATTCAGTATATCCCTTTTGTTTTCCTGCACCAGCAATCAGCAGATTGACTTAATCGTATACAACGCCAAGGTGTATACGGTAGATTCTTCGTTTCGAACGGTTGAAGCCATCGCCATTAATAATGGTGTTTTCATAGACCGCGGGAATTCGCAAGACCTACTCAATAGATACAATGCTAAAGAAAAGATTGATGCTGCCGGCAAGTTCATCTACCCCGGATTTTACGACTCGCATGGACACTTCTTCCTCCTGGCGGATGCTATGGACGAAGTCAATCTCTTGGGCACGGCTTCCTATGATGAGCTCCTCAGTAGATTACAGACTTATATAGCGGCAAATCCGGATAAGAAATGGATTATTGGTAGTGGTTGGGATCAAAACCTATGGCCGGATAAGCAATTCCCGACCAAAGACTCTTTGGATAAATATTTTCCGGATGTTCCAATCTTCCTTTCTCGTGTAGACTACCATGCTGCTTTGGTCAATAGCAAAGCATTAGCAGCAGCCTCTATCGACAGTGTTTTTATGGTCGAAGGTGGACTGATTTCATCGAATGAAGAAGGTGAATTAGACGGTATCTTGTTGGACAATGCAATGAAGCTCGTTAGCGAGCATATTCCGGTGCAGAACAACGATGTTCTGGTGAAGATGCTTCAAAGAACCCAAGACTCATTATTTTCGGTAGGATTAACCAGCATAGTGGATGCAGGTTTGACCGAACAGCAGATCGACGCACTGAAAGTCTTTTACAACGCCGATTCTTTGCAGATTCGTAACTATGCGATGGTCGCTGCCAATGCGAAAAGCGTAAAGAATTACCTGCGTTCCGGTACCTTTGAGTCTGAGCGTTTAACGGTACGTTCCTTTAAGCTTATGGCAGATGGGGCCCTGGGCTCCCGCGGTGCCTGTTTACTGCACCCCTACCATGACGCGCCGACGAACGGCTTTTTATTGCAGAGCCCCGAAGAATTCGACGATATAATTAAGCAATTAGCTAAAAGCAATTTCCAGGTAAACACGCATGCCATTGGAGATTCTGCCAATCGTCTTATCCTGGACACCTACGGCAAATATCTTAAGGATTCGAAAGACCGTAGATGGCGTATTGAGCACGCCCAAATCATTGCACCCGGCGACTTTAAGAAATTTAAACAGTTCTCCATTATCCCTTCTGTACAGCCTACGCACGCGACTTCTGATATGTATTGGGCAGAAGAACGCTTGGGACATGAGCGCATGAAGGGAGCTTATGCTTATCGAGATTTATTGGAACAATATGGATTGCTCGCTTTGGGAAGCGATTTTCCCGTGGAACATTACAATCCCTTATACGGATTCCACGCAGCAGTTGCTCGCGTCGACAAGAACAATTTTCCGAAAGGCGGTTTTCAATTCGAGAATGCCATCACCAGAGAACAGGCTTTACGCGGCATGACGATCTGGGCGGCCTATGCTTGTTTCCAAGAGAAGAAAAGAGGAAGCATAGAAAAAGGCAAGGATGCCGACTTTATTATCCTGGATGAAGACATCATGCAGGCTGCTCCGGAAAAGCTCCGCGATATTAAAACCCTGCAAACCTTCGTGGCAGGTGAATCAGTCTTTAAAAGAAATAGATAACTATAAATTAGCGAGCTCATGTAGCTCGTTTTTCTTTTGTACACGGTAGATCAACCAACAGAATAACAGCGCAATGGGCAGCCCTAGCATCACATAAACAAACAACATAAACTTTAAGTAGTACAACGAAAGAATATCGCGCTCGACCTCTTGCCCCATATATACGTTGTCGTATTTGCTATTGTAATAGCTATGTGTGGCTGCCAATGCTTGAAACATGCGACGAACTTTATTCTTAGGCAATGCTTCCAGATATGCAAAGTCGCTAATATCGCGCATCTTAAAATGATTGTAGGAACGCCGCAGATGCTCGCCCACTTCTCTCTCGCTACCCCCGATTGCATCTATAATGGAAACGTAGTCCGTATATTTAAAGCCCATCCAAGCCTTGGCCGTTGTCAGATAGGGAACTTTTTTCGAGAACAGTGGTACGACGAACAGGGTAATTAATTCTACCTTTCCCACGTTGGTACCCCCAGCCAACTCGAAATAGGAAAAAGGAATAACACGCATGCGATCCACATGCCAATCATTTAACTCAATAAAATCGAAAGACTCGTAAGGTTTAATATCATTGACCGACTCCAAACGCACCACTTCCGCTAAATTATAGCGAATGCTCTTCCCCATGGGAATAAAGATAAACACGGAAATTAGGCATAGCGACAGGTAAAGGTAAATGTCGACCGCATAGACTTGTGAAAATAGACGGCGCCCCAGATATAAACCTTTAAAATATCGATCGCGCAGAAACCAGATGCTCGCAACGCTAACAAAAATAGGGACTAGCCACATTGCCCACGATGGCCAAAAAGAGCTCCCCCTAATGGAAAAGGCGGCAAAGATCAACCCCAGAACCATAATGATCGTAAAACTCAACAGGATATAAGGCAAAAAAATGTGTTTCCAAAAGGAATGCTTCATAAGGACAGTTTTGGTTTATGAAATATAACAAAACTTTATCAATGAGCGGAACGCACAAAAAAACCTTAGCGAGGCTAAGGTTTCTATATCTTATTGCATATCAAATAAATGTTTCTCTGCGTGGTAAGATGAACGAACCAAAGGTCCTGATTCCACATACTTGAATCCCATCTTCAAACCAATTTCTTTATACTTCTCGAAAGTTTCTGGTGTTACCCACTCCACTACCGGATGGTGTGCCTTTGTAGGCTGTAAATACTGACCGATGGTCAAAATATTCACGCCCGCATCGTATAAGTCTTGCATAGTTTCTACTACATCCTCTTCTGTCTCGCCAAAACCTAGCATAATGCCCGATTTTGTCCGCAAACCAGCAGCAGCAATTCTACG from Sphingobacterium sp. BN32 harbors:
- a CDS encoding BrxA/BrxB family bacilliredoxin: MYPEYLVAPMRQELVDAGFQELKSVEEVDAAIPSEGTVFVVVNSVCGCAAANARPAAKAAVKNAKHPDKLVTVFAGMEKDAVDKARQYMLPYPPSSPAMALFKDGQLVHMIERHMIEGRPAQMIADNLVAAFDEYC
- a CDS encoding amidohydrolase, which translates into the protein MRKASLYICILFSISLLFSCTSNQQIDLIVYNAKVYTVDSSFRTVEAIAINNGVFIDRGNSQDLLNRYNAKEKIDAAGKFIYPGFYDSHGHFFLLADAMDEVNLLGTASYDELLSRLQTYIAANPDKKWIIGSGWDQNLWPDKQFPTKDSLDKYFPDVPIFLSRVDYHAALVNSKALAAASIDSVFMVEGGLISSNEEGELDGILLDNAMKLVSEHIPVQNNDVLVKMLQRTQDSLFSVGLTSIVDAGLTEQQIDALKVFYNADSLQIRNYAMVAANAKSVKNYLRSGTFESERLTVRSFKLMADGALGSRGACLLHPYHDAPTNGFLLQSPEEFDDIIKQLAKSNFQVNTHAIGDSANRLILDTYGKYLKDSKDRRWRIEHAQIIAPGDFKKFKQFSIIPSVQPTHATSDMYWAEERLGHERMKGAYAYRDLLEQYGLLALGSDFPVEHYNPLYGFHAAVARVDKNNFPKGGFQFENAITREQALRGMTIWAAYACFQEKKRGSIEKGKDADFIILDEDIMQAAPEKLRDIKTLQTFVAGESVFKRNR